One window from the genome of Osmerus eperlanus chromosome 1, fOsmEpe2.1, whole genome shotgun sequence encodes:
- the znf740a gene encoding zinc finger protein ZFP2 isoform X37, whose product MSHLPSSSVRDHMKWAGLLGCEAVLSSMALMQASSMAGPPKKMMTPLGHGPPQREGPDRGPQSHMILPSGMSCPPLLIRKEGDFHAPRLLDEKEMRANEEMQLKKKNRKSGTPCKVREQDGRGGKVVVVDENGNCPVSKVQKNFICDHCYGAFRSGYHLKRHILIHTGEKPYACAICDMRFIQRYHLERHSLIHTGVKPYACSMCDMRFFQRYHLERHSLTHTGVKPYACSMCDMRFFQRYHLARHSLTHTGVKPYACSMCDMRFFQRYHLARHSLTHTGVKPYACAMCDMRFFQRYHLARHSLTHTGVKPYACSMCDMRFFQRYHLARHSLTHTGVKPYACTMCNMRFVQRYHLARHSLTHTGVKPYACTMCDKRFFQRYHLARHSLTHMGVKPYACSMCDMRFVQRYHLSRHSLTHTGVKPYACSMCDMRFIQRNHLERHSHTHTGEKPFACDMCDMRFIQRYHLERHKRVHSGEKPYQCERCQQNFSRTDRLLRHRRLCQGRGVAKVENQPCCEPRPYPQEPPPAPPTWSPLHPPPGRLAV is encoded by the exons ATGTCACACCTGCCCAGCAGCTCAGTCCGCGACCATATGAAATGG GCGGGGCTGCTTGGCTGTGAGGCCGTGCTCTCAAGTATGGCCCTGATGCAGGCGAGCTCCATGGCCGGTCCACCCAAGAAAATGATGACCCCACTTGGCCATGGACCGCCCCAGAGGGAAGGCCCTGACCGTGGGCCTCAGAGCCACATGATCCTGCCGTctgggatgagctgtccccccttg CTCATTCGGAAGGAGGGTGACTTTCATGCACCCCGCTTGCTGGATGAGAAGGAGATGAGGGCCAATGAGGAGATGCAGCTAAAAAAGAAGAACAGGAAATCTGGAACACCCTGTAAagtgagagagcaggatggacgGGGAGGCAAG GTGGTGGTTGTTGATGAGAATGGTAACTGTCCAGTATCCAAAGTGCAGAAAAATTTCATCTGTGATCATTGTTATGGAGCATTTAGGAGTGGCTATCACCTGAAGAGACACATCCTCATTCATACAG GGGAGAAGCCGTATGCTTGTGCCATATGTGACATGAGGTTTATTCAGCGTTACCACCTGGAGAGACACAGCCTCATTCATACGG gggtgaagCCGTACGCTTGTTCCATGTGTGACATGAGGTTTTTCCAGCGTTACCACCTGGAGAGACACAGCCTCACTCATACGG gggtgaagCCATACGCTTGTTCCATGTGTGACATGAGGTTCTTCCAGCGCTACCACCTGGCGAGACACAGCCTCACTCATACGG GGGTGAAGCCATACGCTTGCTCCATGTGTGACATGAGGTTTTTCCAGCGCTACCACTTGGCGAGACACAGCCTCACTCATACGG gggtgaagCCATATGCTTGCGCCATGTGTGACATGAGATTTTTCCAGAGATACCACCTGGCAAGACACAGCCTCACTCACACGG GAGTGAAGCCATACGCTTGTTCCATGTGTGACATGAGGTTTTTCCAGCGCTACCACCTGGCGAGACACAGCCTCACTCATACGG GAGTGAAGCCGTACGCTTGCACCATGTGTAACATGAGGTTTGTTCAGCGCTACCACCTGGCGAGACACAGCCTCACTCATACGG gagtgaaaCCTTACGCTTGCACCATGTGTGACAAGAGGTTTTTTCAGCGCTACCACCTGGCAAGACACAGCCTCACTCATATGG GAGTGAAGCCATACGCTTGTTCCATGTGTGACATGAGGTTTGTTCAGCGCTACCACCTGTCGAGACACAGCCTCACTCATACGG GGGTGAAGCCGTATGCTTGTTCCATGTGTGACATGAGGTTTATTCAGCGTAACCATCTGGAGAGACACAGCCACACTCATACGG GGGAGAAGCCATTTGCATGTGACATGTGTGATATGAGGTTTATCCAGCGCTACCATCTGGAGCGACACAAGCGTGTCCACAGCGGAGAAAAGCCTTATCAGTGCGAGAGATGCCAGCAG AACTTTTCACGGACCGATCGGCTGTTGCGGCATCGGCGGTTGTGCCAGGGCCGTGGTGTGGCAAAGGTGGAGAACCAGCCATGTTGTGAGCCTCGCCCATATCCCCAGGAGCCCCCACCGGCTCCACCTACCTGGagccccctgcacccccctcctGGTCGGCTTGCAGTCTGA
- the znf740a gene encoding zinc finger protein ZFP2 isoform X36: MSHLPSSSVRDHMKWAGLLGCEAVLSSMALMQASSMAGPPKKMMTPLGHGPPQREGPDRGPQSHMILPSGMSCPPLLIRKEGDFHAPRLLDEKEMRANEEMQLKKKNRKSGTPCKVREQDGRGGKVVVVDENGNCPVSKVQKNFICDHCYGAFRSGYHLKRHILIHTGEKPYACAICDMRFIQRYHLERHSLIHTGVKPYACSMCDMRFFQRYHLERHSLTHTGVKPYACSMCDMRFFQRYHLARHSLTHTGVKPYACSMCDMRFFQRYHLARHSLTHTGVKPYACAMCDMRFFQRYHLARHSLTHTGVKPYACSMCDMRFFQRYHLARHSLTHTGVKPYACTMCDKRFFQRYHLARHSLTHMGVKPYACTMCDKRFFQRYHLARHSLTHMGVKPYACSMCDMRFVQRYHLSRHSLTHTGVKPYACSMCDMRFIQRNHLERHSHTHTGEKPFACDMCDMRFIQRYHLERHKRVHSGEKPYQCERCQQNFSRTDRLLRHRRLCQGRGVAKVENQPCCEPRPYPQEPPPAPPTWSPLHPPPGRLAV; the protein is encoded by the exons ATGTCACACCTGCCCAGCAGCTCAGTCCGCGACCATATGAAATGG GCGGGGCTGCTTGGCTGTGAGGCCGTGCTCTCAAGTATGGCCCTGATGCAGGCGAGCTCCATGGCCGGTCCACCCAAGAAAATGATGACCCCACTTGGCCATGGACCGCCCCAGAGGGAAGGCCCTGACCGTGGGCCTCAGAGCCACATGATCCTGCCGTctgggatgagctgtccccccttg CTCATTCGGAAGGAGGGTGACTTTCATGCACCCCGCTTGCTGGATGAGAAGGAGATGAGGGCCAATGAGGAGATGCAGCTAAAAAAGAAGAACAGGAAATCTGGAACACCCTGTAAagtgagagagcaggatggacgGGGAGGCAAG GTGGTGGTTGTTGATGAGAATGGTAACTGTCCAGTATCCAAAGTGCAGAAAAATTTCATCTGTGATCATTGTTATGGAGCATTTAGGAGTGGCTATCACCTGAAGAGACACATCCTCATTCATACAG GGGAGAAGCCGTATGCTTGTGCCATATGTGACATGAGGTTTATTCAGCGTTACCACCTGGAGAGACACAGCCTCATTCATACGG gggtgaagCCGTACGCTTGTTCCATGTGTGACATGAGGTTTTTCCAGCGTTACCACCTGGAGAGACACAGCCTCACTCATACGG gggtgaagCCATACGCTTGTTCCATGTGTGACATGAGGTTCTTCCAGCGCTACCACCTGGCGAGACACAGCCTCACTCATACGG GGGTGAAGCCATACGCTTGCTCCATGTGTGACATGAGGTTTTTCCAGCGCTACCACTTGGCGAGACACAGCCTCACTCATACGG gggtgaagCCATATGCTTGCGCCATGTGTGACATGAGATTTTTCCAGAGATACCACCTGGCAAGACACAGCCTCACTCACACGG GAGTGAAGCCATACGCTTGTTCCATGTGTGACATGAGGTTTTTCCAGCGCTACCACCTGGCGAGACACAGCCTCACTCATACGG GGGTGAAGCCGTACGCTTGCACCATGTGTGACAAGAGGTTTTTTCAGCGCTACCACCTGGCGAGACACAGCCTCACTCATATGG gagtgaaaCCTTACGCTTGCACCATGTGTGACAAGAGGTTTTTTCAGCGCTACCACCTGGCAAGACACAGCCTCACTCATATGG GAGTGAAGCCATACGCTTGTTCCATGTGTGACATGAGGTTTGTTCAGCGCTACCACCTGTCGAGACACAGCCTCACTCATACGG GGGTGAAGCCGTATGCTTGTTCCATGTGTGACATGAGGTTTATTCAGCGTAACCATCTGGAGAGACACAGCCACACTCATACGG GGGAGAAGCCATTTGCATGTGACATGTGTGATATGAGGTTTATCCAGCGCTACCATCTGGAGCGACACAAGCGTGTCCACAGCGGAGAAAAGCCTTATCAGTGCGAGAGATGCCAGCAG AACTTTTCACGGACCGATCGGCTGTTGCGGCATCGGCGGTTGTGCCAGGGCCGTGGTGTGGCAAAGGTGGAGAACCAGCCATGTTGTGAGCCTCGCCCATATCCCCAGGAGCCCCCACCGGCTCCACCTACCTGGagccccctgcacccccctcctGGTCGGCTTGCAGTCTGA
- the znf740a gene encoding zinc finger protein ZFP2 isoform X29 has protein sequence MSHLPSSSVRDHMKWAGLLGCEAVLSSMALMQASSMAGPPKKMMTPLGHGPPQREGPDRGPQSHMILPSGMSCPPLLIRKEGDFHAPRLLDEKEMRANEEMQLKKKNRKSGTPCKVREQDGRGGKVVVVDENGNCPVSKVQKNFICDHCYGAFRSGYHLKRHILIHTGVKPYACSMCDMRFFQRYHLERHSLTHTGVKPYACAMCDMRFFQRYHLARHSLTHTGVKPYACSMCDMRFFQRYHLARHSLTHTGVKPYACSMCDMRFIQRYQLERHSLTHTGVKPYACTMCDKRFFQRYHLARHSLTHMGVKPYACTMCNMRFVQRYHLARHSLTHTGVKPYACTMCDKRFFQRYHLARHSLTHMGVKPYACTMCDMRFFQRYHLARHSLTHTGVKPYACTMCDKRFFQRYHLARHSLTHMGVKPYACSMCDMRFVQRYHLSRHSLTHTGVKPYACSMCDMRFIQRNHLERHSHTHTGEKPFACDMCDMRFIQRYHLERHKRVHSGEKPYQCERCQQNFSRTDRLLRHRRLCQGRGVAKVENQPCCEPRPYPQEPPPAPPTWSPLHPPPGRLAV, from the exons ATGTCACACCTGCCCAGCAGCTCAGTCCGCGACCATATGAAATGG GCGGGGCTGCTTGGCTGTGAGGCCGTGCTCTCAAGTATGGCCCTGATGCAGGCGAGCTCCATGGCCGGTCCACCCAAGAAAATGATGACCCCACTTGGCCATGGACCGCCCCAGAGGGAAGGCCCTGACCGTGGGCCTCAGAGCCACATGATCCTGCCGTctgggatgagctgtccccccttg CTCATTCGGAAGGAGGGTGACTTTCATGCACCCCGCTTGCTGGATGAGAAGGAGATGAGGGCCAATGAGGAGATGCAGCTAAAAAAGAAGAACAGGAAATCTGGAACACCCTGTAAagtgagagagcaggatggacgGGGAGGCAAG GTGGTGGTTGTTGATGAGAATGGTAACTGTCCAGTATCCAAAGTGCAGAAAAATTTCATCTGTGATCATTGTTATGGAGCATTTAGGAGTGGCTATCACCTGAAGAGACACATCCTCATTCATACAG gggtgaagCCGTACGCTTGTTCCATGTGTGACATGAGGTTTTTCCAGCGTTACCACCTGGAGAGACACAGCCTCACTCATACGG gggtgaagCCATATGCTTGCGCCATGTGTGACATGAGATTTTTCCAGAGATACCACCTGGCAAGACACAGCCTCACTCACACGG GAGTGAAGCCATACGCTTGTTCCATGTGTGACATGAGGTTTTTCCAGCGCTACCACCTGGCGAGACACAGCCTCACTCATACGG GTGTGAAGCCGTATGCTTGCTCCATGTGTGACATGAGGTTTATTCAGCGGTATCAACTGGAGAGACACAGCCTCACTCATACAG GGGTGAAGCCGTACGCTTGCACCATGTGTGACAAGAGGTTTTTTCAGCGCTACCACCTGGCGAGACACAGCCTCACTCATATGG GAGTGAAGCCGTACGCTTGCACCATGTGTAACATGAGGTTTGTTCAGCGCTACCACCTGGCGAGACACAGCCTCACTCATACGG gagtgaaaCCTTACGCTTGCACCATGTGTGACAAGAGGTTTTTTCAGCGCTACCACCTGGCGAGACACAGCCTCACTCATATGG GAGTGAAGCCGTACGCATGTACCATGTGTGACATGAGGTTTTTTCAACGCTACCACCTGGCGAGACACAGCCTCACTCATACGG gagtgaaaCCTTACGCTTGCACCATGTGTGACAAGAGGTTTTTTCAGCGCTACCACCTGGCAAGACACAGCCTCACTCATATGG GAGTGAAGCCATACGCTTGTTCCATGTGTGACATGAGGTTTGTTCAGCGCTACCACCTGTCGAGACACAGCCTCACTCATACGG GGGTGAAGCCGTATGCTTGTTCCATGTGTGACATGAGGTTTATTCAGCGTAACCATCTGGAGAGACACAGCCACACTCATACGG GGGAGAAGCCATTTGCATGTGACATGTGTGATATGAGGTTTATCCAGCGCTACCATCTGGAGCGACACAAGCGTGTCCACAGCGGAGAAAAGCCTTATCAGTGCGAGAGATGCCAGCAG AACTTTTCACGGACCGATCGGCTGTTGCGGCATCGGCGGTTGTGCCAGGGCCGTGGTGTGGCAAAGGTGGAGAACCAGCCATGTTGTGAGCCTCGCCCATATCCCCAGGAGCCCCCACCGGCTCCACCTACCTGGagccccctgcacccccctcctGGTCGGCTTGCAGTCTGA
- the znf740a gene encoding zinc finger protein 431 isoform X5, translated as MSHLPSSSVRDHMKWAGLLGCEAVLSSMALMQASSMAGPPKKMMTPLGHGPPQREGPDRGPQSHMILPSGMSCPPLLIRKEGDFHAPRLLDEKEMRANEEMQLKKKNRKSGTPCKVREQDGRGGKVVVVDENGNCPVSKVQKNFICDHCYGAFRSGYHLKRHILIHTGEKPYACAICDMRFIQRYHLERHSLIHTGVKPYACSMCDMRFFQRYHLERHSLTHTGVKPYACSMCDMRFFQRYHLARHSLTHTGVKPYACAMCDMRFFQRYHLARHSLTHTGVKPYACSMCDMRFFQRYHLARHSLTHTGVKPYACSMCDMRFIQRYQLERHSLTHTGVKPYACTMCDKRFFQRYHLARHSLTHMGVKPYACTMCNMRFVQRYHLARHSLTHTGVKPYACTMCDKRFFQRYHLARHSLTHMGVKPYACTMCDMRFFQRYHLARHSLTHTGVKPYACTMCDKRFFQRYHLARHSLTHMGVKPYACSMCDMRFVQRYHLSRHSLTHTGVKPYACSMCDMRFIQRNHLERHSHTHTGEKPFACDMCDMRFIQRYHLERHKRVHSGEKPYQCERCQQNFSRTDRLLRHRRLCQGRGVAKVENQPCCEPRPYPQEPPPAPPTWSPLHPPPGRLAV; from the exons ATGTCACACCTGCCCAGCAGCTCAGTCCGCGACCATATGAAATGG GCGGGGCTGCTTGGCTGTGAGGCCGTGCTCTCAAGTATGGCCCTGATGCAGGCGAGCTCCATGGCCGGTCCACCCAAGAAAATGATGACCCCACTTGGCCATGGACCGCCCCAGAGGGAAGGCCCTGACCGTGGGCCTCAGAGCCACATGATCCTGCCGTctgggatgagctgtccccccttg CTCATTCGGAAGGAGGGTGACTTTCATGCACCCCGCTTGCTGGATGAGAAGGAGATGAGGGCCAATGAGGAGATGCAGCTAAAAAAGAAGAACAGGAAATCTGGAACACCCTGTAAagtgagagagcaggatggacgGGGAGGCAAG GTGGTGGTTGTTGATGAGAATGGTAACTGTCCAGTATCCAAAGTGCAGAAAAATTTCATCTGTGATCATTGTTATGGAGCATTTAGGAGTGGCTATCACCTGAAGAGACACATCCTCATTCATACAG GGGAGAAGCCGTATGCTTGTGCCATATGTGACATGAGGTTTATTCAGCGTTACCACCTGGAGAGACACAGCCTCATTCATACGG gggtgaagCCGTACGCTTGTTCCATGTGTGACATGAGGTTTTTCCAGCGTTACCACCTGGAGAGACACAGCCTCACTCATACGG gggtgaagCCATACGCTTGTTCCATGTGTGACATGAGGTTCTTCCAGCGCTACCACCTGGCGAGACACAGCCTCACTCATACGG gggtgaagCCATATGCTTGCGCCATGTGTGACATGAGATTTTTCCAGAGATACCACCTGGCAAGACACAGCCTCACTCACACGG GAGTGAAGCCATACGCTTGTTCCATGTGTGACATGAGGTTTTTCCAGCGCTACCACCTGGCGAGACACAGCCTCACTCATACGG GTGTGAAGCCGTATGCTTGCTCCATGTGTGACATGAGGTTTATTCAGCGGTATCAACTGGAGAGACACAGCCTCACTCATACAG GGGTGAAGCCGTACGCTTGCACCATGTGTGACAAGAGGTTTTTTCAGCGCTACCACCTGGCGAGACACAGCCTCACTCATATGG GAGTGAAGCCGTACGCTTGCACCATGTGTAACATGAGGTTTGTTCAGCGCTACCACCTGGCGAGACACAGCCTCACTCATACGG gagtgaaaCCTTACGCTTGCACCATGTGTGACAAGAGGTTTTTTCAGCGCTACCACCTGGCGAGACACAGCCTCACTCATATGG GAGTGAAGCCGTACGCATGTACCATGTGTGACATGAGGTTTTTTCAACGCTACCACCTGGCGAGACACAGCCTCACTCATACGG gagtgaaaCCTTACGCTTGCACCATGTGTGACAAGAGGTTTTTTCAGCGCTACCACCTGGCAAGACACAGCCTCACTCATATGG GAGTGAAGCCATACGCTTGTTCCATGTGTGACATGAGGTTTGTTCAGCGCTACCACCTGTCGAGACACAGCCTCACTCATACGG GGGTGAAGCCGTATGCTTGTTCCATGTGTGACATGAGGTTTATTCAGCGTAACCATCTGGAGAGACACAGCCACACTCATACGG GGGAGAAGCCATTTGCATGTGACATGTGTGATATGAGGTTTATCCAGCGCTACCATCTGGAGCGACACAAGCGTGTCCACAGCGGAGAAAAGCCTTATCAGTGCGAGAGATGCCAGCAG AACTTTTCACGGACCGATCGGCTGTTGCGGCATCGGCGGTTGTGCCAGGGCCGTGGTGTGGCAAAGGTGGAGAACCAGCCATGTTGTGAGCCTCGCCCATATCCCCAGGAGCCCCCACCGGCTCCACCTACCTGGagccccctgcacccccctcctGGTCGGCTTGCAGTCTGA
- the znf740a gene encoding zinc finger protein 431 isoform X4 translates to MSHLPSSSVRDHMKWAGLLGCEAVLSSMALMQASSMAGPPKKMMTPLGHGPPQREGPDRGPQSHMILPSGMSCPPLLIRKEGDFHAPRLLDEKEMRANEEMQLKKKNRKSGTPCKVREQDGRGGKVVVVDENGNCPVSKVQKNFICDHCYGAFRSGYHLKRHILIHTGEKPYACAICDMRFIQRYHLERHSLIHTGVKPYACSMCDMRFFQRYHLERHSLTHTGVKPYACSMCDMRFFQRYHLARHSLTHTGVKPYACSMCDMRFFQRYHLARHSLTHTGVKPYACSMCDMRFFQRYHLARHSLTHTGVKPYACSMCDMRFIQRYQLERHSLTHTGVKPYACTMCDKRFFQRYHLARHSLTHMGVKPYACTMCNMRFVQRYHLARHSLTHTGVKPYACTMCDKRFFQRYHLARHSLTHMGVKPYACTMCDMRFFQRYHLARHSLTHTGVKPYACTMCDKRFFQRYHLARHSLTHMGVKPYACSMCDMRFVQRYHLSRHSLTHTGVKPYACSMCDMRFIQRNHLERHSHTHTGEKPFACDMCDMRFIQRYHLERHKRVHSGEKPYQCERCQQNFSRTDRLLRHRRLCQGRGVAKVENQPCCEPRPYPQEPPPAPPTWSPLHPPPGRLAV, encoded by the exons ATGTCACACCTGCCCAGCAGCTCAGTCCGCGACCATATGAAATGG GCGGGGCTGCTTGGCTGTGAGGCCGTGCTCTCAAGTATGGCCCTGATGCAGGCGAGCTCCATGGCCGGTCCACCCAAGAAAATGATGACCCCACTTGGCCATGGACCGCCCCAGAGGGAAGGCCCTGACCGTGGGCCTCAGAGCCACATGATCCTGCCGTctgggatgagctgtccccccttg CTCATTCGGAAGGAGGGTGACTTTCATGCACCCCGCTTGCTGGATGAGAAGGAGATGAGGGCCAATGAGGAGATGCAGCTAAAAAAGAAGAACAGGAAATCTGGAACACCCTGTAAagtgagagagcaggatggacgGGGAGGCAAG GTGGTGGTTGTTGATGAGAATGGTAACTGTCCAGTATCCAAAGTGCAGAAAAATTTCATCTGTGATCATTGTTATGGAGCATTTAGGAGTGGCTATCACCTGAAGAGACACATCCTCATTCATACAG GGGAGAAGCCGTATGCTTGTGCCATATGTGACATGAGGTTTATTCAGCGTTACCACCTGGAGAGACACAGCCTCATTCATACGG gggtgaagCCGTACGCTTGTTCCATGTGTGACATGAGGTTTTTCCAGCGTTACCACCTGGAGAGACACAGCCTCACTCATACGG gggtgaagCCATACGCTTGTTCCATGTGTGACATGAGGTTCTTCCAGCGCTACCACCTGGCGAGACACAGCCTCACTCATACGG GGGTGAAGCCATACGCTTGCTCCATGTGTGACATGAG ATTTTTCCAGAGATACCACCTGGCAAGACACAGCCTCACTCACACGG GAGTGAAGCCATACGCTTGTTCCATGTGTGACATGAGGTTTTTCCAGCGCTACCACCTGGCGAGACACAGCCTCACTCATACGG GTGTGAAGCCGTATGCTTGCTCCATGTGTGACATGAGGTTTATTCAGCGGTATCAACTGGAGAGACACAGCCTCACTCATACAG GGGTGAAGCCGTACGCTTGCACCATGTGTGACAAGAGGTTTTTTCAGCGCTACCACCTGGCGAGACACAGCCTCACTCATATGG GAGTGAAGCCGTACGCTTGCACCATGTGTAACATGAGGTTTGTTCAGCGCTACCACCTGGCGAGACACAGCCTCACTCATACGG gagtgaaaCCTTACGCTTGCACCATGTGTGACAAGAGGTTTTTTCAGCGCTACCACCTGGCGAGACACAGCCTCACTCATATGG GAGTGAAGCCGTACGCATGTACCATGTGTGACATGAGGTTTTTTCAACGCTACCACCTGGCGAGACACAGCCTCACTCATACGG gagtgaaaCCTTACGCTTGCACCATGTGTGACAAGAGGTTTTTTCAGCGCTACCACCTGGCAAGACACAGCCTCACTCATATGG GAGTGAAGCCATACGCTTGTTCCATGTGTGACATGAGGTTTGTTCAGCGCTACCACCTGTCGAGACACAGCCTCACTCATACGG GGGTGAAGCCGTATGCTTGTTCCATGTGTGACATGAGGTTTATTCAGCGTAACCATCTGGAGAGACACAGCCACACTCATACGG GGGAGAAGCCATTTGCATGTGACATGTGTGATATGAGGTTTATCCAGCGCTACCATCTGGAGCGACACAAGCGTGTCCACAGCGGAGAAAAGCCTTATCAGTGCGAGAGATGCCAGCAG AACTTTTCACGGACCGATCGGCTGTTGCGGCATCGGCGGTTGTGCCAGGGCCGTGGTGTGGCAAAGGTGGAGAACCAGCCATGTTGTGAGCCTCGCCCATATCCCCAGGAGCCCCCACCGGCTCCACCTACCTGGagccccctgcacccccctcctGGTCGGCTTGCAGTCTGA
- the znf740a gene encoding zinc finger protein 431 isoform X6 translates to MSHLPSSSVRDHMKWAGLLGCEAVLSSMALMQASSMAGPPKKMMTPLGHGPPQREGPDRGPQSHMILPSGMSCPPLLIRKEGDFHAPRLLDEKEMRANEEMQLKKKNRKSGTPCKVREQDGRGGKVVVVDENGNCPVSKVQKNFICDHCYGAFRSGYHLKRHILIHTGEKPYACAICDMRFIQRYHLERHSLIHTGVKPYACSMCDMRFFQRYHLERHSLTHTGVKPYACSMCDMRFFQRYHLARHSLTHTGVKPYACSMCDMRFFQRYHLARHSLTHTGVKPYACAMCDMRFFQRYHLARHSLTHTGVKPYACSMCDMRFFQRYHLARHSLTHTGVKPYACSMCDMRFIQRYQLERHSLTHTGVKPYACTMCDKRFFQRYHLARHSLTHMGVKPYACTMCNMRFVQRYHLARHSLTHTGVKPYACTMCDKRFFQRYHLARHSLTHMGVKPYACTMCDKRFFQRYHLARHSLTHMGVKPYACSMCDMRFVQRYHLSRHSLTHTGVKPYACSMCDMRFIQRNHLERHSHTHTGEKPFACDMCDMRFIQRYHLERHKRVHSGEKPYQCERCQQNFSRTDRLLRHRRLCQGRGVAKVENQPCCEPRPYPQEPPPAPPTWSPLHPPPGRLAV, encoded by the exons ATGTCACACCTGCCCAGCAGCTCAGTCCGCGACCATATGAAATGG GCGGGGCTGCTTGGCTGTGAGGCCGTGCTCTCAAGTATGGCCCTGATGCAGGCGAGCTCCATGGCCGGTCCACCCAAGAAAATGATGACCCCACTTGGCCATGGACCGCCCCAGAGGGAAGGCCCTGACCGTGGGCCTCAGAGCCACATGATCCTGCCGTctgggatgagctgtccccccttg CTCATTCGGAAGGAGGGTGACTTTCATGCACCCCGCTTGCTGGATGAGAAGGAGATGAGGGCCAATGAGGAGATGCAGCTAAAAAAGAAGAACAGGAAATCTGGAACACCCTGTAAagtgagagagcaggatggacgGGGAGGCAAG GTGGTGGTTGTTGATGAGAATGGTAACTGTCCAGTATCCAAAGTGCAGAAAAATTTCATCTGTGATCATTGTTATGGAGCATTTAGGAGTGGCTATCACCTGAAGAGACACATCCTCATTCATACAG GGGAGAAGCCGTATGCTTGTGCCATATGTGACATGAGGTTTATTCAGCGTTACCACCTGGAGAGACACAGCCTCATTCATACGG gggtgaagCCGTACGCTTGTTCCATGTGTGACATGAGGTTTTTCCAGCGTTACCACCTGGAGAGACACAGCCTCACTCATACGG gggtgaagCCATACGCTTGTTCCATGTGTGACATGAGGTTCTTCCAGCGCTACCACCTGGCGAGACACAGCCTCACTCATACGG GGGTGAAGCCATACGCTTGCTCCATGTGTGACATGAGGTTTTTCCAGCGCTACCACTTGGCGAGACACAGCCTCACTCATACGG gggtgaagCCATATGCTTGCGCCATGTGTGACATGAGATTTTTCCAGAGATACCACCTGGCAAGACACAGCCTCACTCACACGG GAGTGAAGCCATACGCTTGTTCCATGTGTGACATGAGGTTTTTCCAGCGCTACCACCTGGCGAGACACAGCCTCACTCATACGG GTGTGAAGCCGTATGCTTGCTCCATGTGTGACATGAGGTTTATTCAGCGGTATCAACTGGAGAGACACAGCCTCACTCATACAG GGGTGAAGCCGTACGCTTGCACCATGTGTGACAAGAGGTTTTTTCAGCGCTACCACCTGGCGAGACACAGCCTCACTCATATGG GAGTGAAGCCGTACGCTTGCACCATGTGTAACATGAGGTTTGTTCAGCGCTACCACCTGGCGAGACACAGCCTCACTCATACGG gagtgaaaCCTTACGCTTGCACCATGTGTGACAAGAGGTTTTTTCAGCGCTACCACCTGGCGAGACACAGCCTCACTCATATGG gagtgaaaCCTTACGCTTGCACCATGTGTGACAAGAGGTTTTTTCAGCGCTACCACCTGGCAAGACACAGCCTCACTCATATGG GAGTGAAGCCATACGCTTGTTCCATGTGTGACATGAGGTTTGTTCAGCGCTACCACCTGTCGAGACACAGCCTCACTCATACGG GGGTGAAGCCGTATGCTTGTTCCATGTGTGACATGAGGTTTATTCAGCGTAACCATCTGGAGAGACACAGCCACACTCATACGG GGGAGAAGCCATTTGCATGTGACATGTGTGATATGAGGTTTATCCAGCGCTACCATCTGGAGCGACACAAGCGTGTCCACAGCGGAGAAAAGCCTTATCAGTGCGAGAGATGCCAGCAG AACTTTTCACGGACCGATCGGCTGTTGCGGCATCGGCGGTTGTGCCAGGGCCGTGGTGTGGCAAAGGTGGAGAACCAGCCATGTTGTGAGCCTCGCCCATATCCCCAGGAGCCCCCACCGGCTCCACCTACCTGGagccccctgcacccccctcctGGTCGGCTTGCAGTCTGA